A stretch of the Pseudomonas sp. ACM7 genome encodes the following:
- a CDS encoding S-layer family protein, translated as PTAHVDETSVAEGGTVSGNVLWNDVGGADGLAAGGAVVGVRAGSDTSTSAVGGLNTQINGTYGYLTLDANGXAVYHSNPNAVSGXGATDVFTYTVRDADGDQSTTTITIDVINSCIRAVSDSDVTVYEKALDLNQDGQDLAAGTVTGSQPGLTAETASGTLVGSVTGASGAITYTLVGSATGTYGQILLNPDGTYTYTLTSAPSTTPHADDGANTLSESFTYKATDALGHSTTSTIVVKIVDDLPTANPDAASVAEGGIVSGNVLANDFSDADGIGVVGVRAGSDTSTSAIGGLNSQINGTYGYLTLDAAGNAVYHSNPDAVNGPGATDVFTYTLRDGDGDERTTTITIDVNNSCISDNDQASSVLTVIANAPPVAVDDHIITNVLSGSIVVPGELLLANDTDPNGDPLTASPTTISTGWIAKGADFTGTNQNFSFTGGNAQAVTLARSAFVANTTAMTAVLVVSGALGAVNNPHDEDRITVDLKQGETLNLDHNLAAGHVAMEYSINGGAWIALGDGQTLTATSDSTYQIHITNIDNGGPGNSGKGAENYQLTMTVNYAGAHDITPDAHGTYAANDNHGGSDNAAVTITYQDGHTLTGTAGDDVLVAGADNNVINAGDGNDVLTAGSGNNEMHGGAGNDLLYSGAGNDLLDGGTGVDTASYAHATAGVTVNLGVLGAQNTVGAGTDTLTAIENLTGSNFNDALTGDNHSNIINGGLGNDMLNGGGGDDFLIGGLGNNTLTGGSGADTFQWLKGNSGHDVVTDFTPGIDKLDLSQLLQGENSTAASLDDYLHFKVTGSGASVLTSIDVSAMAGAAPNQTIDLAGVNLASHYGVTPGAGGVIAGGHDTATIINGMLNDHSLKVDTV; from the coding sequence GCCGACTGCCCATGTCGACGAGACTTCGGTCGCCGAAGGCGGCACCGTCAGTGGCAACGTGTTGTGGAACGACGTCGGCGGCGCCGATGGCCTCGCCGCAGGGGGCGCGGTAGTCGGCGTGCGTGCCGGTTCCGACACTTCGACCTCAGCCGTTGGCGGCCTCAACACTCAGATCAATGGCACCTACGGTTACCTGACGCTGGACGCCAACGGCAANGCNGTCTACCACAGCAACCCGAACGCCGTGAGCGGNCNCGGGGCGACCGACGTGTTCACCTACACCGTGCGCGATGCCGACGGTGACCAAAGCACCACCACCATCACCATCGACGTGATCAACAGCTGCATCCGAGCGGTCAGTGACAGCGACGTGACCGTCTATGAAAAAGCCCTCGACCTGAACCAGGACGGTCAGGATCTGGCGGCCGGAACCGTCACCGGGAGTCAGCCGGGTCTCACGGCTGAAACCGCCAGTGGCACCCTGGTCGGCTCCGTCACCGGTGCCAGCGGTGCGATCACTTACACACTGGTCGGCAGCGCCACTGGCACCTACGGCCAAATCCTGCTCAATCCCGACGGCACCTACACCTACACGCTGACATCGGCGCCAAGCACCACGCCGCACGCCGACGATGGCGCGAATACCCTCAGCGAAAGTTTCACTTACAAAGCCACCGACGCTCTGGGCCATTCAACCACCAGCACCATCGTGGTCAAAATCGTCGATGACCTGCCGACCGCCAACCCCGACGCGGCCTCGGTAGCGGAGGGCGGCATCGTCAGTGGCAACGTGCTGGCGAACGACTTCAGCGATGCCGATGGGATTGGGGTGGTCGGCGTGCGTGCCGGTTCAGACACCTCGACCTCGGCCATCGGCGGCCTGAACAGCCAGATCAATGGCACCTACGGTTACCTGACGCTGGATGCCGCGGGCAACGCCGTCTACCACAGCAACCCGGACGCCGTGAACGGTCCCGGTGCGACCGACGTGTTCACCTACACCTTGCGCGATGGCGATGGCGACGAGAGGACCACCACCATCACCATCGACGTGAACAATAGCTGCATCAGCGACAACGACCAGGCCAGCTCGGTGTTGACGGTCATTGCGAACGCGCCACCGGTGGCGGTTGATGATCACATCATCACCAACGTGCTGTCGGGCAGCATTGTGGTGCCGGGCGAGTTGCTGCTGGCCAATGACACCGATCCGAATGGCGATCCGCTGACTGCTTCGCCGACCACCATCAGCACCGGTTGGATTGCCAAAGGCGCGGACTTCACCGGCACCAATCAAAACTTCAGCTTCACCGGCGGTAACGCGCAGGCGGTGACCCTCGCCCGCAGTGCATTCGTCGCCAACACGACAGCCATGACGGCGGTGTTGGTAGTCAGCGGGGCGCTGGGAGCGGTCAACAACCCCCACGATGAGGACCGCATCACCGTCGACCTCAAACAGGGTGAAACCCTCAACCTGGATCACAATCTGGCGGCCGGTCATGTCGCCATGGAGTACTCAATCAACGGCGGCGCATGGATCGCCCTCGGGGACGGGCAAACCCTCACCGCAACGTCGGACAGCACCTACCAGATCCACATCACCAACATCGACAACGGTGGTCCGGGCAACAGCGGGAAGGGGGCGGAAAACTACCAGCTGACCATGACCGTCAACTACGCCGGTGCCCACGACATCACGCCAGATGCCCACGGCACCTACGCCGCCAACGACAACCATGGCGGCAGCGACAACGCCGCCGTGACCATCACCTATCAGGACGGCCACACCCTCACCGGCACGGCGGGCGATGATGTACTGGTGGCGGGCGCCGATAACAACGTGATCAATGCCGGCGACGGCAACGACGTGCTCACCGCCGGTTCCGGCAACAACGAAATGCACGGCGGCGCCGGCAATGACTTGCTGTACAGCGGAGCGGGCAACGACCTGCTCGACGGTGGCACCGGCGTCGACACCGCGAGCTATGCCCACGCCACCGCCGGGGTCACGGTCAATCTGGGCGTGCTCGGTGCGCAGAACACCGTGGGCGCCGGCACCGACACTCTGACCGCGATCGAAAACCTCACCGGTTCCAACTTCAACGACGCCCTCACCGGCGACAACCACAGCAACATCATCAACGGCGGCCTGGGTAACGACATGCTCAACGGTGGGGGCGGCGACGACTTCCTGATTGGCGGTCTGGGCAACAACACCCTCACCGGCGGCAGCGGTGCCGACACCTTCCAGTGGCTCAAAGGCAACAGCGGCCACGACGTGGTCACCGACTTCACGCCGGGCATCGACAAACTCGACCTGTCGCAACTGCTGCAAGGGGAAAACAGCACCGCGGCGTCGCTGGATGACTACCTGCACTTCAAAGTCACCGGCAGCGGCGCTTCGGTATTGACCAGCATCGACGTCAGCGCCATGGCCGGTGCGGCGCCGAACCAGACCATCGACCTGGCGGGTGTGAACTTGGCCAGCCATTACGGCGTGACGCCGGGGGCGGGTGGGGTGATTGCGGGGGGGCACGATACGGCGACTATTATCAACGGGATGTTGAATGATCATTCGTTGAAGGTGGATACGGTGTGA
- a CDS encoding DUF2063 domain-containing protein encodes MDKPSLFQQQNTLGLYLRDPDHCAPPAEMDVTRAQVYRDLIFANLSSLLSGTFPVLIKILGDEHWRSLVRIFLRDYRAHTPKFGEIAKEFVEFLASEPQALIEGSWPPFLVELAHYEWIEMVLQQSEAEPLPLSDAGLLLDRPLQVSPLAWPLAYAWPVQLVGPDYQPQTAPAQPTLLLVRRAEDWSVKFSALSPLAWRLLQRIEEFPQLDGREQLEGLAVEAVEAGMAGSPEFMESGAVLLRQMHEEGVVGY; translated from the coding sequence GTGGATAAGCCGAGTCTGTTTCAGCAGCAAAACACCCTGGGCCTGTACCTGCGCGATCCCGATCATTGCGCGCCACCGGCTGAAATGGACGTGACACGGGCGCAGGTTTACCGAGACCTGATTTTCGCGAACCTGTCGTCGTTGCTCAGCGGGACTTTTCCGGTGCTGATCAAGATTCTCGGTGATGAACACTGGCGTTCACTGGTACGGATTTTCCTGCGGGACTACCGCGCGCACACGCCGAAATTCGGCGAGATCGCCAAGGAGTTTGTCGAGTTCCTGGCCTCGGAACCGCAAGCGTTAATCGAAGGGTCGTGGCCGCCGTTCCTGGTGGAACTGGCGCATTACGAGTGGATCGAGATGGTGTTGCAGCAGTCCGAGGCCGAACCGTTGCCGCTGAGCGATGCCGGGTTGTTGCTGGACCGACCATTGCAGGTTTCTCCGCTGGCCTGGCCGTTGGCGTATGCCTGGCCGGTGCAGTTGGTGGGGCCGGATTATCAACCGCAGACAGCGCCGGCTCAGCCGACATTGTTGCTGGTGCGTCGGGCTGAGGACTGGAGTGTGAAGTTTTCTGCGCTGAGCCCGTTGGCCTGGCGGTTGTTGCAGCGGATTGAGGAGTTTCCTCAACTGGACGGGCGTGAGCAGCTGGAAGGATTGGCGGTGGAGGCGGTGGAGGCGGGGATGGCTGGGTCGCCGGAGTTTATGGAAAGTGGGGCGGTGTTGTTGCGGCAGATGCATGAAGAAGGAGTGGTGGGCTACTGA
- a CDS encoding HAMP domain-containing sensor histidine kinase — protein sequence MSLLNPSNGWRSSSSRLLALYSSLFVLWSGILMGVMYYEVSAYLDNLAKHSLMQRQHLFSHFQGEQLADALAVSMTFDIRGIDAYGLFDTQYRYLSGALRHMPEGLPLDGKIHMLGDCAESDDPSLPADSCDAVATQTKDGRWLVLVRDNGSLFAVTRIILHALFWGVTLTILPGIAGWHLLRRRPLRRIRAIQASAEAIVAGDLTRRLPLSNRRDELDMLAAIVNAMLERIERLMNEVKGVCDNIAHDLRTPLTRLRAQLYRIQQQADEGSTLAVQLDSVLGEADTLMARFRGLLRISELEDRQRRSGFVQLDPVPLLQELHDFYLPLAEEGELVFKLQLPESLPSLNGDRALLFEAVANFLSNSIKFTPPGGEVILRGVNEDGRTRIEVLDSGSGIPEAEREAVFQRFYRADGGNQKSGFGLGLSIVAAIVSLHGFTLEVGTSELGGARLVLDCQQSLIPQT from the coding sequence ATGTCATTGCTGAACCCCTCTAACGGCTGGCGTTCATCCAGCAGCCGTTTGCTGGCGCTCTACAGTTCGCTGTTCGTGCTCTGGAGCGGGATTCTCATGGGGGTCATGTACTACGAGGTTTCCGCTTACCTGGACAACCTGGCCAAACATTCGCTGATGCAACGTCAGCATTTGTTTTCGCACTTTCAGGGCGAACAATTGGCGGACGCCCTCGCCGTCAGCATGACCTTCGACATTCGCGGCATCGACGCTTATGGCCTGTTCGATACTCAGTACCGCTACCTCAGCGGTGCGCTGCGCCACATGCCCGAAGGCCTGCCGCTGGATGGCAAAATCCACATGCTCGGCGACTGCGCCGAATCTGACGACCCAAGCCTGCCCGCCGACAGTTGCGACGCGGTAGCGACCCAGACGAAGGATGGTCGCTGGCTCGTGCTGGTGCGGGATAACGGTTCGTTGTTTGCCGTGACCCGGATCATTCTTCATGCATTGTTCTGGGGGGTGACGCTGACCATCTTGCCCGGTATCGCTGGTTGGCACCTGTTGCGGCGGCGTCCGTTGCGGCGGATTCGTGCGATCCAGGCCAGCGCCGAGGCCATCGTCGCCGGCGACCTGACCCGCCGTCTGCCATTGTCCAATCGCCGCGATGAGCTGGACATGCTCGCCGCCATCGTCAACGCCATGCTCGAACGTATCGAACGCTTGATGAACGAGGTCAAGGGCGTCTGCGACAACATCGCCCACGACCTGCGCACGCCGCTGACGCGCCTGCGGGCGCAGCTGTACCGGATTCAGCAACAGGCTGATGAGGGTTCGACGCTGGCGGTCCAACTGGACTCAGTGCTCGGTGAAGCGGACACCTTGATGGCGCGCTTTCGAGGGTTGTTGCGGATTTCCGAGCTGGAAGATCGTCAGCGCCGTTCGGGTTTTGTGCAGCTGGATCCGGTGCCGTTGTTGCAAGAGCTGCACGACTTTTATCTGCCGTTGGCGGAAGAAGGCGAACTGGTTTTCAAGCTGCAACTGCCGGAGTCGTTGCCTTCGCTGAACGGTGATCGAGCGTTGTTGTTTGAGGCGGTGGCGAATTTTCTGAGCAACTCGATCAAGTTCACGCCGCCGGGTGGCGAGGTGATTTTGCGGGGGGTCAATGAGGATGGGCGTACGCGGATCGAAGTGCTCGATTCGGGGTCCGGAATTCCGGAGGCAGAGCGGGAGGCGGTGTTTCAGCGCTTTTATCGTGCCGATGGTGGTAATCAGAAAAGCGGGTTTGGGTTGGGGCTGTCGATCGTAGCGGCGATTGTGAGCTTGCATGGGTTTACGCTTGAAGTCGGTACTAGTGAACTCGGCGGTGCGCGGTTAGTGCTGGATTGCCAGCAAAGCTTGATTCCCCAGACCTGA
- a CDS encoding response regulator transcription factor, whose translation MTRILTIEDDAVTAREIVAELSSHGLDVDWVDNGREGLARAVSGNYDLITLDRMLPELDGLAIVTTLRTMGVAAPILMISALSDVDERVRGLRAGGDDYLTKPFATDEMAARVEVLLRRQNTVTAQATTLRVADLELNLISHEASRDSQLLTLLPTEYKLLEFLMRNTGQILSRMMIFEEVWGYHFDPGTNLIDVHIGRLRKKIDPPGNVPLIRTVRGSGYVIAEPL comes from the coding sequence ATGACCCGCATCTTGACCATCGAAGACGACGCCGTGACTGCCCGGGAAATCGTCGCCGAACTGAGCAGCCACGGCCTCGACGTGGATTGGGTCGACAACGGCCGCGAAGGTCTGGCGCGCGCGGTCAGCGGCAATTACGACTTGATCACCCTCGACCGCATGCTGCCCGAGCTCGATGGTCTGGCGATTGTCACCACGTTGCGGACCATGGGCGTGGCCGCGCCGATTCTGATGATCAGCGCCCTCTCCGACGTCGATGAGCGTGTGCGCGGCTTGCGCGCGGGCGGTGACGATTACCTGACCAAACCGTTCGCCACCGATGAAATGGCCGCCCGGGTCGAGGTCCTGCTGCGCCGGCAGAACACCGTGACCGCCCAGGCCACCACGCTGCGGGTGGCGGATCTGGAGCTGAACCTGATCAGCCATGAAGCCAGCCGCGACAGTCAGCTGCTGACGCTGTTGCCCACCGAGTACAAGCTGCTGGAATTCCTGATGCGCAACACCGGGCAGATTCTGTCGCGGATGATGATTTTCGAAGAGGTCTGGGGTTACCACTTCGACCCCGGCACCAACCTGATCGACGTGCACATCGGCCGGCTGCGCAAGAAGATCGACCCGCCAGGCAATGTCCCACTGATACGGACCGTGCGAGGCTCGGGTTATGTCATTGCTGAACCCCTCTAA
- a CDS encoding DUF692 domain-containing protein, whose translation MQTPITSAKATVGLGLRRGLMKDLQAARVGDFDFLEVAPENWIGIGGAHGHALRALAERFPLSCHGLSLSLGGPAPLDVGFLQEVRVFLDQYKVPLYSEHLSYCSDDGHLYDLLPLPFTEEAVHHVAARIRQAQDILGRRLAVENVSYYAAPQQDMDEVTFTNAVLREADCDLLLDVNNVYVNSINHGFDPQTFLAGIDSGRVVAMHVAGHFDESDTLKIDTHGASVKPVVWSLLAEAYARFGAQPTLLERDFNFPAFSELVAELQTIRRLQTEGVNRG comes from the coding sequence ATGCAGACCCCCATCACATCAGCGAAGGCGACCGTCGGGCTCGGTTTGCGTCGCGGTTTAATGAAAGACCTTCAGGCAGCCCGTGTGGGCGATTTCGATTTTCTGGAAGTCGCGCCGGAAAACTGGATCGGCATCGGTGGCGCTCATGGTCATGCGTTACGTGCCTTGGCCGAGCGTTTTCCGTTGTCCTGTCATGGCTTGTCCCTGTCATTGGGCGGCCCGGCACCGCTGGATGTCGGCTTTCTGCAAGAGGTGCGGGTTTTCCTCGATCAATACAAGGTGCCGCTGTACAGCGAACACTTGAGCTACTGCAGCGATGACGGTCACCTTTACGACCTGCTGCCGCTGCCCTTTACCGAAGAAGCGGTGCATCACGTCGCCGCGCGAATTCGCCAGGCACAGGACATTCTTGGTCGGCGTCTGGCGGTGGAAAACGTCTCCTACTACGCCGCGCCACAACAGGATATGGACGAGGTGACCTTCACCAACGCGGTGCTGCGCGAAGCCGATTGCGACCTGCTGCTGGACGTCAACAATGTCTACGTCAACTCGATCAATCACGGTTTCGATCCGCAGACCTTTCTGGCCGGCATCGATTCGGGCCGGGTGGTGGCCATGCACGTGGCCGGGCATTTCGATGAGTCCGACACGTTGAAAATCGACACCCACGGCGCTTCGGTCAAACCGGTGGTCTGGTCGTTGCTGGCTGAGGCTTACGCTCGATTCGGCGCGCAGCCGACGCTGCTGGAACGGGATTTCAACTTTCCGGCATTTTCCGAACTGGTGGCCGAGTTACAGACCATTCGCCGTCTGCAAACCGAGGGGGTGAACCGTGGATAA
- a CDS encoding Ig-like domain-containing protein has translation ITSVKGDLSGVEIPHNTTTETTVILTGTASRGQKVDVLDGTDSKGQPTADLTTGVWTLKVSALSVAAHSITAKALYGSGVTSAARTLTVTAVVAPTITSVKGDLSGVEIPHNTTTTETTVILTGTASRGQKVDVLDGTDSKGQPTADPSTGIWRLLVSGLTVAAHSFTAKALYGSGAVSAVYPITIVPKLAIGGSQMNLNGYSIKIPDWPKTGLDSIGNTETRQAQGGVLPYTYTSSDPTIASVTQAGKVTGNRNGLITITVTDYMLNKVSYTVVVTNTYRLLINESLMNHETTTRWIRSVGGIPLPYARDGVSEPIKNDMNRVYIPPHRDKFYWTGIKPVPNVPTYMSFVHRGSTIYNGGQADSLLGVWCLVLL, from the coding sequence CATCACCTCGGTCAAAGGCGATCTGAGCGGTGTCGAGATTCCCCATAACACCACCACGGAAACCACGGTGATCCTGACCGGTACCGCCAGCAGAGGTCAAAAGGTCGATGTGCTCGACGGCACCGACTCCAAAGGCCAGCCGACGGCTGACCTGACCACAGGGGTCTGGACCTTGAAGGTGTCTGCGCTGAGTGTGGCGGCTCACAGCATCACCGCCAAAGCGTTGTATGGCAGTGGCGTAACCTCTGCGGCGCGGACCTTGACCGTCACGGCGGTCGTGGCGCCGACCATCACCTCGGTCAAAGGCGATCTGAGCGGTGTCGAGATTCCCCATAACACCACCACCACGGAAACCACGGTGATCCTGACCGGTACCGCCAGCAGAGGTCAAAAGGTCGATGTGCTCGACGGCACCGACTCCAAAGGCCAGCCGACGGCTGACCCGAGCACCGGAATCTGGAGGCTGCTCGTCAGCGGGCTGACGGTCGCGGCCCACAGCTTCACCGCCAAAGCGTTGTATGGCAGTGGCGCCGTGTCAGCGGTATATCCCATTACTATCGTCCCTAAACTGGCGATTGGTGGAAGCCAGATGAACCTGAATGGTTACTCTATAAAAATTCCGGACTGGCCAAAAACCGGACTGGACTCCATCGGCAACACCGAGACCCGTCAGGCACAGGGCGGTGTGCTGCCTTACACCTATACATCTAGTGATCCAACAATAGCCTCAGTGACCCAAGCCGGCAAAGTTACTGGTAATAGGAACGGCTTAATTACGATTACTGTTACAGATTACATGCTAAACAAGGTGTCATACACCGTTGTGGTCACTAACACCTATCGACTGCTTATTAACGAATCGCTCATGAACCATGAAACAACCACACGATGGATACGGTCAGTAGGTGGTATTCCTCTCCCATATGCCAGAGATGGTGTTTCCGAACCGATAAAAAATGACATGAATCGAGTATATATACCTCCGCATCGCGACAAATTTTATTGGACGGGTATTAAGCCTGTACCCAATGTTCCGACCTATATGTCGTTTGTACATAGGGGGTCAACTATCTATAATGGTGGCCAGGCAGACTCCCTATTAGGTGTTTGGTGTCTTGTTTTGCTGTAG